A DNA window from Pseudomonas resinovorans NBRC 106553 contains the following coding sequences:
- a CDS encoding methyl-accepting chemotaxis protein codes for MSLQRSLRGQILTLLGGSLLLLLLSALACFHFLSGGVQSYRALVNGTLAASSLVDEANLEFKVQVQEWKNVLLRGKDQENLNKYWSQFESQEAKVQAVLGKLLDKAHDLEDQSLQTKVDSLRTEHRNLGTAYRKGRDAFIAAGADPVAGDNAVKGIDRAASEQMSALVAELHARGQQQSDAISASADRTVSLGILAMLLSSLGIGLFSLWLINRNLIAPIGSLIEHIAQLSQGNFGQRVDASRQDELGRLAVAANTLRDFLADTFNRLKQSTVQLDSASGELHAIASLMAEGTREQFSRTDQVATAMHEMSATAQEVARHAAEAAGAADQADHSAQQGDAVMQATILSITGMRSEIANTAEVIRRLESDSGRIGKVLEVIRGIAEQTNLLALNAAIEAARAGDQGRGFAVVADEVRTLAQRTAESTAEIHLIIDTVQTGAVNAVRAIESGQNRSEESVAQVTEAGAMLQRITDAVEAIRDMNRQIATAAEEQTSVAEDISRNLTEITAIATTNEGNVQRTQGASQHLHGLSGELNQLTARLHA; via the coding sequence ATGTCTCTGCAACGCTCCCTGCGTGGCCAGATCCTCACCCTGCTCGGCGGCAGCCTGCTGCTGCTCCTGCTGAGCGCACTCGCCTGCTTCCATTTCCTGTCCGGCGGCGTGCAGTCCTACCGCGCCCTGGTGAACGGCACGCTCGCAGCCTCCAGCCTGGTGGACGAAGCCAACCTCGAGTTCAAGGTGCAGGTCCAGGAATGGAAGAACGTGCTCCTGCGCGGCAAGGACCAGGAGAACCTGAACAAGTACTGGAGCCAGTTCGAGAGCCAGGAGGCCAAGGTCCAGGCCGTGCTCGGCAAGCTGCTGGACAAGGCGCATGACCTGGAGGACCAGAGCCTGCAGACCAAGGTGGACAGCCTGCGGACCGAGCACCGCAACCTCGGCACCGCCTACCGCAAGGGCCGCGACGCCTTCATCGCCGCCGGGGCCGACCCGGTGGCCGGCGACAACGCGGTGAAGGGCATCGACCGCGCCGCCAGCGAGCAGATGAGCGCCCTGGTGGCCGAACTCCATGCCCGTGGCCAGCAGCAGTCCGACGCCATCAGCGCGAGCGCCGATCGCACGGTGAGTCTCGGCATCCTGGCGATGCTGCTGTCGAGCCTGGGTATCGGCCTGTTCAGCCTGTGGCTGATCAACCGCAACCTGATCGCCCCCATCGGCTCACTGATCGAGCACATCGCCCAGCTCAGCCAGGGCAACTTCGGCCAGCGCGTGGATGCCAGCCGCCAGGACGAGCTGGGCCGCCTGGCCGTGGCCGCCAATACCCTGCGCGACTTCCTCGCCGACACCTTCAACCGCCTCAAGCAGAGCACCGTCCAGCTGGACAGCGCCAGCGGCGAGCTCCACGCCATCGCCAGCCTGATGGCCGAAGGCACCCGCGAACAGTTCTCGCGCACCGACCAGGTGGCCACCGCCATGCACGAGATGTCCGCCACCGCCCAGGAAGTCGCGCGTCACGCCGCCGAAGCCGCCGGCGCCGCCGACCAGGCCGACCATTCGGCGCAACAGGGCGACGCGGTGATGCAGGCGACCATCCTCAGCATCACCGGCATGCGCAGCGAGATCGCCAACACCGCCGAGGTCATCCGCCGCCTGGAAAGCGACAGCGGGCGCATCGGCAAGGTGCTGGAAGTGATTCGTGGCATCGCCGAGCAGACCAACCTGCTGGCGCTCAACGCCGCCATCGAGGCCGCCCGCGCGGGCGACCAGGGTCGTGGTTTCGCCGTGGTGGCCGATGAGGTGCGCACCCTGGCCCAGCGCACCGCCGAATCCACCGCCGAGATCCACCTGATCATCGACACCGTGCAGACCGGCGCCGTCAACGCCGTGCGCGCCATCGAAAGCGGCCAGAACCGCAGCGAGGAAAGCGTCGCCCAGGTCACCGAGGCCGGCGCCATGCTGCAGCGCATCACCGATGCCGTGGAAGCCATCCGCGACATGAACCGGCAGATCGCCACCGCCGCCGAGGAACAGACCTCGGTGGCCGAGGACATCTCGCGCAACCTCACCGAGATCACCGCCATCGCCACCACCAACGAGGGCAACGTGCAGCGCACCCAAGGCGCCAGCCAGCACCTGCACGGCCTCTCCGGCGAACTCAACCAGCTCACGGCGCGCCTGCACGCGTGA
- a CDS encoding class I SAM-dependent methyltransferase → MTRPINLEFSDKYDRQHAEAYFRKHQAGLSRRLSNWRDLQLARRALALADEPGLVLDLPCGAGRFWPLLAEKPNRVIIGADNSEQMLRVAAEFQPPEVVRRVRLLQTSAFSIQLPENAVDSIFCMRLLHHIGEPANRLTLLRECHRVTRDSLIVSLWVDGNFKAWRRQRLENRRQARRKEQGYQNRFVLPVATVEAEFREAGFEIQEHLDFLPFYAMWRVYVLRKVPGHGR, encoded by the coding sequence ATGACCCGCCCGATCAATCTCGAATTCTCCGACAAATACGACCGCCAGCACGCCGAAGCCTACTTCCGCAAACACCAGGCCGGCCTGTCGCGGCGCTTGTCCAACTGGCGCGACCTGCAGCTGGCGCGGCGTGCCCTGGCGCTGGCCGACGAGCCAGGCCTGGTACTGGACCTGCCGTGCGGCGCCGGCCGTTTCTGGCCGCTGCTGGCCGAGAAACCGAACCGGGTGATCATCGGCGCAGACAACTCCGAGCAGATGCTGCGGGTGGCCGCCGAGTTCCAACCGCCGGAAGTGGTCAGGCGGGTGCGCCTGCTGCAGACCTCGGCCTTCTCCATCCAACTGCCCGAGAACGCGGTGGACAGCATCTTCTGCATGCGCCTGCTGCACCACATCGGCGAGCCCGCCAACCGCCTGACGCTGCTGCGCGAGTGTCACCGGGTCACCCGCGACAGCCTGATCGTTTCCCTCTGGGTCGATGGCAACTTCAAGGCCTGGCGCCGCCAGCGCCTGGAAAACCGGCGTCAGGCACGGCGCAAGGAGCAGGGCTACCAGAACCGCTTCGTGCTGCCGGTGGCCACCGTCGAGGCGGAGTTCCGCGAGGCCGGTTTCGAGATCCAGGAGCACCTGGACTTCCTGCCGTTCTATGCGATGTGGCGGGTCTACGTGCTGCGCAAGGTGCCAGGCCATGGCCGTTGA
- a CDS encoding di-heme oxidoredictase family protein, with protein sequence MLASPALRRLSPLLLAISLSACDDAPRFTQAEPGEHLSGGAATVRQFDHNAFSMPSANLTPSRRLDFSVGNSFFRNPWVIAPATTTARDGVGPLLNTNACQNCHVKDGRGHPPAPGANNAVSMLVRLSIPADASAEHARQLQRLGVVPEPVYGGQLQDVSIPGVEPEGKVRVSYDAVPVRFADGTTVELRKPRLEITQLGYGPMHPDTLYSARIAPPMIGLGLLEAIPEAALLANADPEDANGDGIRGRANLVWDDIAGKPVLGRFGWKAGQPNLNQQNFHAFSGDMGLTTSFLPKDDCTAAQTACKAAVNGGEPEVSDNILSLVLFYTRNLAVPARRQVADAQVLEGKGLFHQAGCQGCHTPSFTTAGDAAEPELANQLIRPYSDMLLHDMGDGLADGRAEFQAGPRDWRTPPLWGIGLTETVSGHTQFLHDGRARNLLEAILWHGGEAEAAKQKVLNYDAGQRDALLAFLNSL encoded by the coding sequence ATGCTCGCTTCGCCGGCCCTTCGCCGCCTGTCGCCCCTGCTGCTGGCCATCAGCCTCAGTGCCTGTGACGACGCACCGCGATTCACCCAGGCCGAGCCCGGCGAGCATCTCTCCGGTGGCGCCGCGACGGTCCGCCAGTTCGACCACAACGCCTTCTCCATGCCCTCGGCCAACCTGACGCCCTCGCGCCGCCTGGACTTCAGCGTGGGCAACAGCTTCTTCCGCAATCCCTGGGTGATCGCCCCCGCCACCACCACCGCACGCGACGGCGTGGGGCCGCTGCTCAATACCAACGCCTGCCAGAACTGCCATGTGAAGGACGGTCGCGGCCACCCGCCCGCGCCCGGTGCGAACAACGCCGTGTCGATGCTGGTACGCCTGTCGATCCCGGCCGACGCCTCGGCGGAGCACGCGCGCCAGCTGCAGCGCCTGGGGGTGGTGCCCGAGCCGGTCTACGGCGGCCAGTTGCAGGACGTGTCGATTCCCGGCGTCGAGCCCGAAGGCAAGGTGCGGGTCAGCTACGACGCCGTCCCGGTGCGCTTCGCCGACGGCACCACGGTCGAGCTGCGCAAGCCGCGCCTGGAAATCACCCAGCTCGGCTATGGCCCGATGCACCCGGACACCCTGTACTCCGCGCGCATCGCGCCGCCCATGATCGGCCTGGGCCTGCTGGAGGCGATTCCCGAAGCGGCGCTGCTGGCCAACGCCGACCCCGAGGACGCCAACGGCGATGGCATTCGCGGTCGCGCCAACCTGGTCTGGGACGATATCGCCGGCAAGCCGGTGCTCGGCCGCTTCGGCTGGAAGGCCGGCCAGCCCAATCTGAACCAACAGAATTTTCACGCCTTCTCTGGTGACATGGGCCTGACCACCAGTTTCCTGCCGAAGGACGACTGCACGGCGGCCCAGACCGCCTGCAAGGCCGCGGTAAACGGTGGCGAGCCGGAAGTCAGCGACAACATCCTCTCCCTGGTGCTGTTCTATACCCGCAACCTGGCCGTACCGGCCAGGCGCCAGGTGGCCGATGCGCAGGTACTGGAGGGCAAGGGCCTGTTCCACCAGGCCGGCTGTCAGGGCTGCCATACGCCGAGCTTCACCACGGCTGGCGATGCCGCCGAACCCGAACTCGCCAACCAGTTGATCCGCCCCTACAGCGACATGCTGCTCCACGACATGGGCGACGGGCTGGCCGATGGCCGCGCCGAATTCCAGGCCGGCCCCCGTGACTGGCGCACGCCGCCGCTCTGGGGCATCGGCCTGACCGAAACGGTGAGCGGACACACCCAATTCCTGCACGACGGCCGCGCACGCAACCTGCTGGAAGCCATTCTCTGGCACGGCGGTGAAGCAGAAGCCGCCAAGCAGAAGGTCCTGAATTACGACGCCGGGCAGCGCGACGCGCTGCTGGCCTTCCTGAATTCCCTATAA
- a CDS encoding imelysin family protein, whose translation MFRPKLLFTSLAALALGACAPQDQQAQTAAALAKDVILPTYSRWVDADRQLAASALAFCAGKADLDKARADFLAAQKAWAELQPLMVGPLAEGNRAWQVQFWPDKKNLVGRQVEQLVKAQPQVDAASLAKASVVVQGLSAYEYILFDSNLDMADSAQKARYCPLLQAIGERQKGLAEEILARWNSKDGMLDQLSNFPNQRYADSHEAISELLRVQVTALDTLKKKLGTPLGRQTKGLPQPMQAESWRSDTSLDNVAAALASAESLWLGADKHGIRSLLGDDQKALAEKIDAGYLEARGKLDALKQPLGVLLASEEGSKQVNDFYDSLDRVQRLHSGELAKALGVQLGFNANDGD comes from the coding sequence ATGTTCCGTCCCAAACTGCTGTTCACCAGCCTCGCCGCCCTCGCCCTGGGCGCCTGCGCCCCGCAGGACCAGCAGGCGCAGACCGCCGCCGCGCTGGCCAAGGACGTGATCCTGCCGACCTACAGCCGCTGGGTCGACGCCGACCGCCAGTTGGCCGCCAGCGCCCTGGCCTTCTGCGCAGGCAAGGCGGACCTGGACAAGGCCCGCGCCGACTTCCTTGCCGCGCAAAAGGCCTGGGCCGAGCTGCAGCCGCTGATGGTCGGCCCGCTGGCCGAAGGCAACCGCGCCTGGCAGGTGCAGTTCTGGCCGGACAAGAAGAACCTCGTCGGCCGCCAGGTGGAGCAACTGGTCAAGGCCCAGCCGCAGGTCGACGCCGCATCCCTGGCCAAGGCCAGCGTGGTGGTGCAAGGCCTCTCCGCCTACGAATACATCCTCTTCGACAGCAACCTGGACATGGCCGACAGCGCCCAGAAAGCGCGCTACTGCCCGCTGCTGCAAGCCATCGGCGAGCGCCAGAAGGGCCTGGCCGAGGAGATCCTCGCCCGCTGGAACAGCAAGGACGGCATGCTCGACCAACTGAGCAATTTCCCCAACCAGCGCTATGCCGACTCCCACGAAGCCATCTCCGAACTGCTGCGGGTCCAGGTCACCGCCCTGGATACCCTGAAGAAGAAGCTCGGCACCCCGCTGGGCCGCCAGACCAAGGGCCTGCCGCAACCGATGCAGGCCGAGTCCTGGCGCAGCGACACCTCCCTGGACAACGTCGCCGCCGCCCTGGCCAGCGCCGAAAGCCTCTGGCTGGGCGCCGACAAGCACGGCATCCGCAGCCTGCTGGGCGACGACCAAAAGGCCCTGGCGGAGAAGATCGACGCCGGTTACCTAGAGGCGCGCGGCAAGCTCGACGCACTCAAGCAGCCGCTCGGCGTGCTGCTGGCCAGCGAAGAAGGCAGCAAGCAGGTCAACGACTTCTACGACAGCCTCGACCGCGTCCAGCGCCTGCACTCCGGCGAACTGGCCAAGGCCCTCGGCGTCCAGCTCGGCTTCAACGCCAACGACGGTGACTGA
- a CDS encoding efflux RND transporter periplasmic adaptor subunit has product MLLRRMLIMLGAVAVVVIAFAAYKGFSIYKQVQQFSAPQPPISVSAEKATEQPWQSLLPAIGTLKAFQGVDLTVEASGTVQDVLFLSGEKVKLGQPLIQMDSDVERATLATAEAELSLARVEFERGRSLVSRQNISKSEFDRLSSELQAATGKVAQLKALMDKKRIIAPFAGTIGIRQVDVGDFLSSGTIIATLQDLNTLFVDFFLPEQSAPLLAVGQKVRISVAAFPGEHFEGDIAALNPKVEEATRNLQVRAVLPNPDGKLLPGMFANLEVLLPGAQERVVVSESAITYTLYGNSVYVIGEKKNAEGQPEKGQDGQPQLVVERRFVETGERRDGKVVVLKGLTAGEQVVTSGQLKLDNGSHVAIAPDQTLSSDPDNQARAQ; this is encoded by the coding sequence ATGTTGCTCCGCCGCATGCTCATCATGCTTGGCGCGGTCGCCGTTGTTGTAATCGCGTTCGCCGCCTACAAAGGATTCTCCATCTATAAGCAGGTCCAGCAGTTCTCTGCGCCCCAGCCTCCCATCAGTGTGTCCGCCGAAAAGGCCACCGAGCAGCCCTGGCAAAGCCTCCTGCCGGCCATCGGCACCCTGAAGGCCTTCCAGGGCGTGGACCTCACCGTGGAAGCCAGCGGTACCGTCCAGGACGTGCTCTTCCTCTCCGGCGAGAAGGTCAAGCTGGGCCAACCGCTGATCCAGATGGACAGCGACGTGGAACGCGCCACCCTGGCCACCGCCGAAGCCGAACTGTCCCTGGCCCGCGTCGAGTTCGAGCGCGGCCGCAGCCTGGTCAGCCGGCAGAACATCTCCAAGAGCGAGTTCGACCGCCTGTCCTCGGAGCTCCAGGCCGCCACCGGCAAGGTCGCCCAGCTCAAGGCCCTGATGGACAAGAAGCGCATCATCGCGCCCTTCGCCGGCACCATCGGCATCCGCCAGGTGGACGTCGGCGACTTCCTCTCCTCGGGCACCATCATCGCCACCCTGCAGGACCTGAACACCCTGTTCGTCGACTTCTTCCTGCCGGAACAGTCCGCGCCGCTGCTGGCCGTGGGCCAGAAGGTCCGCATCAGCGTTGCGGCCTTCCCCGGCGAGCACTTCGAGGGCGACATCGCCGCCCTCAACCCCAAGGTCGAGGAAGCCACCCGCAACCTGCAGGTGCGCGCCGTGCTGCCGAACCCGGACGGCAAACTGCTGCCCGGCATGTTCGCCAACCTCGAGGTGCTGCTGCCGGGCGCCCAGGAGCGCGTGGTGGTGTCGGAAAGCGCCATCACCTACACCCTCTACGGCAACTCGGTGTACGTGATCGGCGAGAAGAAGAACGCCGAAGGTCAGCCCGAGAAAGGCCAGGACGGCCAACCGCAGCTGGTGGTGGAACGCCGCTTCGTCGAAACCGGCGAGCGTCGTGATGGCAAGGTCGTGGTCCTCAAGGGGCTGACGGCCGGCGAACAGGTGGTGACTTCCGGCCAGCTCAAGCTGGACAACGGCTCCCACGTCGCCATCGCGCCCGACCAGACCCTGTCCAGCGACCCGGACAATCAAGCCCGCGCCCAGTAA
- a CDS encoding multidrug efflux RND transporter permease subunit translates to MAFTDPFIRRPVLATVVSLLIVLLGFQAFSKLVIRQYPQMENALITVTTAYPGANAETIQGYITQPLQQSLASAEGIDYMTSSSQQNMSVIQIYARIGANSDRLFTELLAKANEVKNQLPQDAEDPVLSKEAADASALMYISFYSDELSNPQITDYLSRVIQPKLATLPGMAEAEILGNQVFAMRLWLDPVRMAAYGITANDINDAVRKYNFLSAAGEVKGQYVVTSINASTDLKSPEAFGAIPVKTVGDSRVLLRDVARVEMGAENYDSISSFDGIPSVYIGIKGTPSANPLDVIKHVRAIMPELEEQLPPNLKVSIAYDATRFIQASIDEVVKTLIEAVLIVIVVVFLFLGAFRSVLIPVITIPLSMIGVLFFMQLMGYSINLLTLLAMVLAIGLVVDDAIVVVENIHRHIEEGKTPFDASIEGAREIAVPVISMTITLAAVYAPIGFLEGLTGALFREFALTLAGAVIISGIVALTLSPMMCSKLLRHEENPSGLAHKLDMIFDRLKRRYQRALHGTLNTRPVVVVFALIVLLLIPVLLKFTKSELAPDEDQGIVFIMAKAPQPTNLDYLNAYTEKFVKIFKEFPEYYSSFQINGFDGVQSGIGGFLLKPWDERERTQMELLHEVQGKLNEIPGLQIFGFNLPSLPGTGEGLPFQFVINTPNDYESLLQVTERIKARAMESGKFAFLNVDLAFDKPEVVVDIDRAKAAQMGVSMEDLGSTLAILLGEGEINRFTIDGRSYKVIAQVERAYRDNPGWLSNYYVKSESGAMVPLSTLISVHDSARPTRLKQFQQLNSAIIEGFPLVSMGDAIETVAQIAREEAPRGYGFDYAGASRQYVQEGSALYVTFALALAIIFLVLAAQFESFRDPLVILVTVPLSICGALIPLFLGWSSMNIYTQVGLVTLIGLISKHGILIVEFANQLRRDKGLSPREAVEEAAAIRLRPVLMTTAAMVFGMVPLILATGAGAVSRFDIGLVIATGMSIGTLFTLFVLPCVYTLLAKKDPQPTGETAASH, encoded by the coding sequence ATGGCTTTCACAGATCCCTTTATCCGTCGCCCGGTGCTGGCGACCGTGGTCAGCCTGCTGATCGTGCTGCTGGGCTTCCAGGCCTTCAGCAAGCTGGTGATCCGCCAGTACCCGCAGATGGAAAACGCCCTGATCACGGTCACCACCGCCTACCCGGGCGCCAACGCCGAGACCATCCAGGGCTACATCACCCAGCCGCTGCAACAGAGCCTGGCCAGTGCCGAAGGCATCGACTACATGACGTCGTCGAGCCAGCAGAACATGTCGGTCATCCAGATCTACGCGCGCATCGGCGCCAACTCCGACCGCCTGTTCACCGAGTTGCTGGCCAAGGCCAACGAGGTGAAGAACCAGCTGCCCCAGGACGCCGAAGACCCGGTGCTTTCCAAGGAAGCGGCCGACGCCTCGGCGCTGATGTACATCAGCTTCTACAGCGATGAGCTGTCCAACCCGCAGATCACCGACTACCTCTCGCGGGTGATCCAGCCCAAGCTGGCCACCCTGCCGGGCATGGCCGAGGCGGAAATCCTCGGCAACCAGGTCTTCGCCATGCGCCTGTGGCTGGACCCGGTGCGGATGGCGGCCTACGGCATCACCGCCAACGACATCAACGACGCGGTGCGCAAGTACAACTTCCTCTCCGCCGCCGGCGAGGTGAAGGGCCAGTACGTGGTCACCAGCATCAACGCCAGCACCGACCTCAAGTCCCCCGAGGCCTTCGGCGCCATCCCGGTGAAGACGGTGGGTGACAGCCGGGTACTGCTGCGCGACGTGGCGCGGGTGGAAATGGGCGCGGAGAACTACGACTCCATCAGCTCCTTCGACGGCATCCCCTCGGTCTACATCGGCATCAAGGGCACTCCCAGCGCCAACCCGCTGGACGTGATCAAGCATGTGCGCGCGATCATGCCGGAGCTGGAGGAACAGCTGCCGCCGAACCTCAAGGTGTCCATCGCCTACGACGCCACCCGCTTCATCCAGGCCTCCATCGACGAAGTGGTGAAGACCCTCATCGAGGCGGTGCTGATCGTGATAGTGGTGGTGTTCCTGTTCCTCGGCGCCTTCCGCTCGGTGCTGATCCCGGTGATCACCATCCCGCTGTCGATGATCGGCGTGCTGTTCTTCATGCAGTTGATGGGCTACTCCATCAACCTGCTGACCCTGCTGGCGATGGTGCTCGCCATCGGCCTGGTGGTGGACGATGCCATCGTGGTGGTGGAAAACATTCACCGGCACATCGAGGAAGGCAAGACACCGTTCGACGCCTCCATCGAGGGTGCCCGCGAGATCGCCGTGCCGGTGATCTCCATGACCATCACCCTGGCCGCGGTGTACGCCCCCATCGGTTTCCTCGAAGGCCTGACCGGCGCCCTCTTCCGCGAGTTCGCCCTGACCCTGGCCGGCGCGGTGATCATCTCCGGCATCGTCGCCCTGACCCTGTCGCCGATGATGTGCTCCAAGCTGCTGCGCCACGAGGAGAACCCCTCGGGCCTGGCGCACAAGCTGGACATGATCTTCGATCGCCTCAAGCGCCGTTACCAGCGTGCCCTGCACGGCACCCTGAACACGCGGCCGGTGGTGGTAGTGTTCGCCCTCATCGTGCTGCTGCTGATCCCGGTGCTGTTGAAGTTCACCAAGAGCGAACTGGCCCCGGACGAAGACCAGGGCATCGTCTTCATCATGGCCAAGGCGCCGCAGCCGACCAACCTGGACTACCTGAACGCCTACACGGAAAAATTCGTGAAGATCTTCAAGGAGTTCCCCGAGTACTACTCGTCGTTCCAGATCAACGGCTTCGACGGCGTGCAATCGGGCATCGGCGGCTTCCTGCTGAAACCCTGGGACGAGCGCGAGCGGACCCAGATGGAGCTGCTCCACGAGGTCCAGGGCAAGCTCAACGAGATCCCCGGACTGCAGATCTTCGGTTTCAACCTGCCGTCGCTGCCGGGCACCGGTGAGGGTCTGCCGTTCCAGTTCGTGATCAACACCCCCAACGACTACGAGTCGTTGCTGCAGGTGACCGAGCGAATCAAGGCCCGCGCCATGGAGTCGGGCAAGTTCGCCTTCCTCAACGTCGACCTGGCCTTCGACAAGCCGGAAGTGGTGGTGGACATCGACCGGGCCAAGGCCGCGCAGATGGGCGTGTCCATGGAGGACCTGGGCTCGACACTGGCGATCCTGCTGGGCGAGGGCGAGATCAACCGCTTCACCATCGACGGCCGCAGCTACAAGGTCATCGCCCAGGTGGAACGCGCCTACCGCGACAACCCAGGCTGGCTGAGCAACTACTACGTGAAGAGCGAGAGTGGCGCCATGGTGCCGCTCTCCACACTGATCAGCGTGCATGACAGCGCCCGTCCGACCCGTCTGAAGCAGTTCCAGCAGCTCAACTCGGCCATCATCGAGGGCTTCCCGCTGGTGAGCATGGGTGACGCCATCGAAACCGTGGCCCAGATCGCCCGCGAGGAAGCGCCACGGGGCTACGGCTTCGACTACGCCGGCGCCTCGCGCCAGTACGTGCAGGAAGGCAGCGCGCTCTACGTGACCTTCGCCCTGGCCCTGGCGATCATCTTCCTGGTGCTGGCGGCGCAGTTCGAGAGCTTCCGCGACCCGTTGGTGATCCTGGTGACGGTGCCGCTGTCGATCTGCGGCGCGCTGATCCCGTTGTTCCTCGGCTGGTCGAGCATGAACATCTACACCCAGGTGGGCCTGGTGACCCTGATCGGCCTGATCAGCAAGCACGGCATCCTGATCGTGGAGTTCGCCAACCAGTTGCGCCGCGACAAGGGACTCTCGCCCCGCGAGGCCGTGGAAGAAGCCGCCGCCATCCGCCTGCGCCCGGTCCTGATGACCACCGCGGCCATGGTGTTCGGCATGGTGCCGCTGATCCTCGCCACCGGCGCCGGCGCGGTCAGCCGCTTCGACATCGGCCTGGTGATCGCCACCGGCATGTCCATCGGCACGCTGTTCACCCTCTTCGTCCTGCCCTGCGTCTACACGCTACTGGCGAAGAAGGACCCGCAGCCGACCGGCGAAACGGCTGCCAGCCACTGA
- a CDS encoding DUF1513 domain-containing protein codes for MLRRQVLTLASLLLGAVGLGGWTLSRKGATPLLLSARDDADGQHYAVGYRLDGTQVFATRVAQRCHDIVEHPSEPVALFVARRPGTESYLVDLRDGRLLQTLTSQQDRHFYGHGVFHRGGEWLYATENDTTDPGRGVLGRYRYQGGLLHHEGEISTHGLGPHQVSWMPDGETLVVANGGIRTEAESRVEMNLHAMEPSLVLMRRDGSLLSKETLPQQMNSVRHLAIGADGTIVAGQQYMGDSTDRADLLAIKRPGQPFQPFPLEDEQRLAMVQYTASVAIHDELRLVALTAPRGNRFFIWDLDSGAVRLDAPLPDCAGVGAVKDGFVVTSGQGRCRLYDCRGEQFTATPLQLPASFWDNHLHLA; via the coding sequence ATGCTCCGACGCCAGGTCCTCACGCTCGCCAGCCTGCTGCTCGGTGCCGTCGGCCTGGGCGGCTGGACCCTGAGCCGCAAGGGCGCCACGCCCCTGCTGCTCTCCGCCCGCGACGACGCCGACGGCCAGCACTACGCCGTGGGCTACCGGCTGGACGGCACCCAGGTGTTCGCCACCCGCGTCGCCCAGCGCTGCCATGACATAGTCGAGCACCCCAGCGAGCCCGTGGCGCTCTTCGTCGCCCGCCGTCCGGGCACCGAGAGCTACCTGGTGGACCTACGTGACGGCCGCCTGCTGCAGACCCTGACTTCGCAGCAGGATCGCCACTTCTACGGCCACGGAGTGTTCCACCGCGGTGGCGAATGGCTCTACGCCACCGAGAACGACACCACCGACCCCGGACGTGGCGTGCTCGGCCGCTATCGCTACCAGGGTGGCCTGTTGCACCACGAAGGCGAGATATCCACCCATGGCCTGGGCCCGCACCAGGTGTCCTGGATGCCCGACGGCGAAACCCTGGTGGTGGCCAACGGTGGCATTCGCACCGAGGCGGAAAGCCGGGTGGAAATGAACCTCCACGCCATGGAGCCGAGCCTGGTGCTGATGCGCCGCGACGGCAGCCTGCTGTCGAAGGAAACCCTGCCGCAGCAGATGAACAGCGTCCGCCACCTGGCCATCGGCGCCGACGGCACCATAGTCGCCGGCCAGCAGTACATGGGCGATTCCACCGATCGCGCCGACCTGCTCGCCATCAAGCGTCCCGGCCAGCCCTTCCAGCCCTTCCCGCTGGAAGACGAGCAGCGCCTGGCGATGGTCCAGTACACCGCCAGCGTCGCCATCCACGACGAGCTGCGCCTGGTGGCCCTGACCGCACCACGGGGCAATCGCTTCTTCATCTGGGACCTGGACAGCGGCGCCGTGCGCCTGGACGCGCCCCTGCCGGACTGCGCCGGTGTCGGCGCAGTGAAGGACGGCTTCGTGGTCACCTCCGGCCAGGGCCGCTGCCGCCTCTACGACTGCCGTGGCGAGCAGTTCACGGCGACCCCGCTGCAACTGCCGGCAAGCTTCTGGGACAACCACCTGCACCTGGCCTGA
- a CDS encoding lipopolysaccharide kinase InaA family protein, whose translation MAVDWLGSVEPRADEEFRRFWSLRGDWVEAPNRRRGGVSGVQRVQLMDGRQLYLKRQVGHLYRSLRHPFGRPTALRERDALLAIEGLGVRVPHLVYGGASHRPGNGWQALLVTEALEGFIEFGSWYASQPDERARHLVLQQLAVTLCRLHQGGWQHGCLYAKHVFVRPKGEGGLPEIALLDLEKARHRLSSKRAARRDLWQFRRHSSLSEADWKCLIYGYEAAFGSAIKGLRS comes from the coding sequence ATGGCCGTTGATTGGCTGGGTTCGGTCGAGCCCCGGGCGGACGAGGAATTCCGCCGTTTCTGGTCGCTGCGGGGCGACTGGGTGGAGGCGCCCAATCGTCGCCGTGGTGGTGTGAGCGGTGTGCAAAGGGTCCAACTGATGGACGGTCGGCAGCTGTATCTCAAACGCCAGGTCGGGCACCTCTACCGCAGCCTGCGCCATCCCTTCGGCCGACCCACCGCGCTGCGCGAACGGGACGCCCTGCTCGCCATCGAAGGCCTGGGCGTACGGGTACCACATCTGGTCTATGGTGGCGCCAGCCATCGCCCCGGCAACGGCTGGCAGGCGCTGCTGGTGACCGAGGCGCTGGAAGGCTTCATCGAGTTCGGCAGCTGGTACGCCTCGCAGCCCGACGAACGGGCCAGGCACCTCGTTTTGCAACAATTGGCCGTTACCCTCTGCCGCCTGCACCAGGGTGGCTGGCAGCACGGTTGTCTCTACGCCAAACACGTTTTCGTGCGCCCGAAAGGGGAGGGCGGCCTGCCTGAAATAGCCCTGCTCGACCTGGAAAAAGCCCGGCACCGGCTGTCGAGCAAACGGGCGGCGAGGCGCGACCTGTGGCAGTTTAGGCGCCACTCGTCGCTGAGTGAGGCGGATTGGAAGTGTCTGATCTACGGTTATGAAGCAGCGTTTGGCAGCGCTATCAAGGGGTTGCGATCATGA